DNA from Methanooceanicella nereidis:
CGCGTTGCTGTTCTTCGTATTGCTGAAAGGGGAACTACTGACCAGCATGCTGATGGTACAGGCTGCCTTTTACGGCATGTACATAAACCTGTTCCTGGCCGCGTTCAATATGATACCGGTAGATCCGCTGGACGGCGCAAAAGTGTTCAGGTCGAACCCCCTTGTGTGGGTGATCATAGCGGTACCGTCGATACTGGCGACGCTGGCGTTCATGACAGGCCTTATCTACGTGATATTCTAAAAGTTAAGAGGAGCATCCATCAGCTCCATTCTTTTTAATATTGCTGATATCTTCACTGGAAAATATTCTTTATCTCAATGACAGAATGATAATTTAATGAAGTCAACGCTTCATAAAAATCTTGTATTAAATAAAATACAAAAGTAGTGTTCAGTAAGCTCTTTTTAACGCTCATCGCGCGAAGAAGATCATATGAACTTCGCCAGGAACATGCTCATCTCGAACAATATGATAAGCACGATACCGACTATCAACTGGGACAGCATTGTAGGATCGGGCGATACAAGCACGGCGAAAGCGAATAGTATCCCATAGACTGCAAGCCTGCCGTTCGCGAGTGTCTTTCTTTTTACTATGTCCATTTTTATAGACATCAATATTACCAGCGGCACCTGGAAAACGACACCGAATCCTACCATAAAGTTGGTGACGATGGTAAAGGTCTCTTTCATAGAAAGTTCGGGGGATGCTATGGCGGAGCCCGAACTCAGTATCATGTCAAAGAACAGCGGGAGCGTTATAAAATACGCTACCAGCGCGCCCGCGACGAATAGTGCCAGCGAGAACGGGAATACGGCGAGGATAAAGCGTTTTTCGTTCCGGTACAGGCCGGGGGCCATGAACTTGAAAGTCTCGTAGACAAGCAGCGGGAATCCTATCGTCACTGCCGCGATGAACGATACGATTATCCTGACCTTTATCAGTTCCATGGGCTCGTACACGGTCATTTTAACGTATGGCGGCATTATATGCGTCCAGACCGTCTCCATTAAGTTCCCGGAGACAGGGTAGGCCAGGACCATTAAAAATATGGTGACCGCTAGCACGATCACTATCCTGTTGCGCAGTTCCCTCAGGTGTTCCGATAACGGTAATTCCTGATCGCCGGGGGGTATGGAAATTTTCTCTCCCATGGATGACAAAACCAGATTGTGGCACTGAATATAAAAATTTGCTGAATAAGACAGTAATGCTTTGAGAGCATAGTATCCTTTTCATATGATTTTTTATTTTATCACATGGATAATGCCGACCCCGTTTTCATCAAGGAAAATAAAGCGTCCATAAAAGCCCGTTTTTCTAATGATTATGCGACGGGATGTCCTCATGGCTTCCGGGCCATGTTCAATAATGCAGGAATGATCAATGCTGCTCCGCATCCCATGGCAAATAGAGGGTTACGTAAAACATCGAAGCTATTCAATGCCAGCAATATACCGGTGAGCAGCATAAACGACCCCGCGACAAGTCCGGTAATGTCAGGTAAGAGACCCGTCTTTGCCGGACATGCCGGGACCGTCGATAAAGGCTCTTTATCATTTAGCGCCTTTTCTATTCCCCGCACCCTTTTCTCCAGCGCCGATAGCGGGTCATCGTAATAGGGCGCACCGGATTCTCCCGCGACGAACTCGGTCGGATCATACTCGTCTTCGCCATCAGGCCCCGATGACAGCCTGATCTCAAGAGCGCTTACCCTGCCGCTCAGTCCCCTGAATCTTTGCTCAAGGGACAGTATCCTTCCGTCTATATCGCTTTCCGGGTTCCTGTAAGTATGATCGTTTCCCTGTAACATATTTTCATCAAATAGAAATTAAGTCGTAAACTATAAGTAATTTACCATAAAATGAAAATAAGTATGATCCAATGCGATAAAGGTACGGATTTTCTGATCATGAGGCTGATAGTCGTGCTTATCGCGTCCGGGATGCTGCTTGTTATGGCTGCGACGTATTTGAGCGGGTGCATAACGGACATATCCAGGGGTAACGCCAGAGCCGAAATAAGCAATGTTGTGGGGTCCGCTAAACTGGAATATACTGCAGGATGCGCGGGTCCCGGCTCGGGAATAGACATAATGGTCACGGTGCCCGAGTGCGTTGACAGGATAGTGCTGGGAAGCTCGCCGGGACCTCTGGAACCGGGAGAAGATCTTGACAGGGAACCGCAATCGTATTTTATTAAATTTAAGGACGGGCAAATAGAGACGTTTTTCTCTGACGTGCCCCTTGCTTACGGCGATATCGATACGGGAGAAGCATATGACAGGCCTGTCGATCTATATCCCGGTAAATATTTGCTCAACATCAGGACGATGAGCGTGAACGGTGATCCCATGGCGGCGATATTCGGAGGCAGAATATGAACAAGGATGACTCGGGCTGGGACCTGGGCGTTATAACGGGTTTAGGTATCACTGTGGCTTCCGCGGTTTTATTGCTGGCGGCATTTTGTATCTTTAAGGGAACGGCTCCGTCGGATACCACGATAGCCCTTCACTCGACAGTATGCGAGATCACAGGGGACATTGACATGGCATATTCTTTAACGATACCTTACACGTATGAGAGATCGTATGACCTGGATAATGTCGATGTCATGATAGCATCGGACCATATAATTGCCATGGGAGCAGGCTGTAAGACTTTCGTAAAACCGCTTACTGCGAGAGTGTATCCGGCGAAGTGTATTGAAGAGCAACATGTCTTATGGAACGATACGGCAGGGATGAGAGAATACCTGAACAGGACATATGGCGCTACGGGAACCGATGAGCTTCCGCTTGACGATCATAGCTTTAAAAAATTCCGGGGCATTATGGAAAAAGCTGCAGAAAGCATGATAATGGATCCTTTGAAGATATCGGGCAAAGACGGGCTGACCATTGAAAAAACGTTCATCCATGTCAGGGACCCCGGGCAAAATATCAGGAGGGAGGGCTTTGTTTTCATTAGTACGCGATGATAGTGCCATGACAGGCCCCTACACCGACATCCCTGCCGTAAGCATGGTCGCCATAGGCATGATCTTATTCTGTTACATTGTGATGATGGCCTATTCTTCATACATGTCTGGCGTATACTATGCTACGACAAAAGACGACATCAGGGCAATCGCCAGTATCGTGCTTCATGATCCCGCGATCGCTTTCGAAGGGCATCCTGGCGTCCTTGACGCCGTAAGGATGGACGGCGTGAAAGACCATTTTTATCCGGGTATCGGTTATCCCGGCTCAACAGTGACAGCTGTCATAAACGCCGGGGAATATTCCTGGGAATTCGGAAAAGAGGCAAAGGGAAAGTCGATAAGTTATATGCTGCCGGTATCCGTCAGGCTGAATGAAGCTCGGTGCATTCCGGGGACGCTCACGGTTACGATGTGGGAGGAGGGCTGATGGACGACCTCGGATATTCCACGATGATGGACGCTATAATGTTCCTGTCCATGGTATCTGTCTGCGCGCTCATATTAAGCCCTG
Protein-coding regions in this window:
- a CDS encoding DUF7285 family protein — translated: MFSLVRDDSAMTGPYTDIPAVSMVAIGMILFCYIVMMAYSSYMSGVYYATTKDDIRAIASIVLHDPAIAFEGHPGVLDAVRMDGVKDHFYPGIGYPGSTVTAVINAGEYSWEFGKEAKGKSISYMLPVSVRLNEARCIPGTLTVTMWEEG
- the tatC gene encoding twin-arginine translocase subunit TatC, whose protein sequence is MGEKISIPPGDQELPLSEHLRELRNRIVIVLAVTIFLMVLAYPVSGNLMETVWTHIMPPYVKMTVYEPMELIKVRIIVSFIAAVTIGFPLLVYETFKFMAPGLYRNEKRFILAVFPFSLALFVAGALVAYFITLPLFFDMILSSGSAIASPELSMKETFTIVTNFMVGFGVVFQVPLVILMSIKMDIVKRKTLANGRLAVYGILFAFAVLVSPDPTMLSQLIVGIVLIILFEMSMFLAKFI